The following proteins are encoded in a genomic region of Neorickettsia risticii str. Illinois:
- the hemE gene encoding uroporphyrinogen decarboxylase: MSISFKAVVSLLDKKISTWFMRQAGRYLPEYLEISKKMTFFQMCESPKIASEITLQPIRRFDLDAAIIFSDILVLPRALGCNIDIKKSIGPIIERISNPNELTHDVFEEKISPTLNAIAITRKSLPENKSLIGFAGGPWTVALYIIEGGWDKTFLRTKEFINKRYHEFKEIISILTDATIQYLNEQVKHGADFVQIFESFAWAASSNEFEEFIIGPTRRIASSIDVPVIGFPKGAGVSYLQYVKETSVDVISTDHSLPLDWIVDNLQTHAVIQGNLDPYLLAFNKKEALLQTERIIDAFSGKNFIFNLGHGIYKETPLSSVEAVLDFIRSRN; this comes from the coding sequence TTGTCTATAAGTTTCAAAGCGGTCGTGTCGTTGCTAGATAAAAAAATATCCACATGGTTCATGAGACAAGCAGGAAGGTATCTTCCTGAGTATCTCGAAATATCAAAAAAAATGACCTTTTTTCAGATGTGCGAATCACCTAAAATAGCATCAGAAATAACATTACAACCAATCAGAAGATTCGATCTTGACGCAGCAATAATATTTTCTGATATTCTTGTTCTACCAAGAGCTCTTGGTTGTAATATAGATATCAAAAAAAGTATTGGTCCTATAATAGAGAGGATAAGTAACCCAAATGAGTTAACACATGATGTGTTCGAGGAAAAAATTTCTCCAACACTGAATGCGATTGCTATAACAAGAAAATCTCTTCCAGAAAATAAGAGCCTAATAGGTTTTGCTGGAGGACCATGGACGGTAGCGCTCTATATAATTGAAGGTGGATGGGATAAGACTTTTTTAAGAACAAAAGAATTCATTAACAAAAGGTACCATGAGTTCAAAGAAATAATATCGATTTTGACTGATGCAACAATTCAATACTTAAATGAACAAGTCAAACATGGTGCGGATTTTGTACAAATATTTGAAAGTTTTGCTTGGGCAGCATCATCAAACGAGTTTGAAGAGTTCATAATAGGACCAACGAGAAGAATAGCTTCATCTATTGATGTTCCAGTTATAGGATTCCCTAAAGGAGCCGGAGTGTCTTATCTTCAATATGTGAAAGAAACTTCAGTTGACGTAATAAGTACTGATCATTCTCTCCCACTCGATTGGATAGTAGACAATCTTCAAACCCACGCTGTTATACAAGGAAATCTTGATCCTTATCTTCTAGCATTTAATAAGAAAGAGGCACTTCTACAAACAGAAAGAATAATAGATGCTTTCTCAGGAAAGAATTTTATCTTCAATCTTGGTCATGGTATTTACAAGGAAACGCCGCTTTCCTCAGTTGAAGCAGTTTTAGATTTTATAAGGTCTAGGAATTAA
- the nadA gene encoding quinolinate synthase NadA: MGFLKNLEREIVELKKKKNAVILAHYYQDGELQDIADFVGDSLDLSKKASSTDAKIIVFCGVTFMGEVAKLLNPRKKVIVPDMAAGCSLEDSCKVEHLKKFVSSVENPFILTYINSSVHVKAISDSICTSSSAEKIINNIPKEKNIVFVPDKFLGNYLQKRTGREMKIWQGTCIVHENFSEKHVISLKLENPDAKVVAHPECPDVLIKYADFVGSTSQILSYIEKSGFLKFIVLTEPGIIHQARKILPYGVFLPVESVNSSGACAMCSECPYMRLNTMEKLYHCLVREEPLIEIDPSIFDSARSAVENMFFYLNKQRV, from the coding sequence GTGGGCTTCCTTAAAAATCTTGAAAGAGAGATTGTGGAGCTAAAGAAAAAGAAAAATGCTGTAATACTTGCTCACTACTACCAGGATGGTGAATTACAAGATATAGCTGATTTTGTCGGTGATTCTCTTGATTTATCTAAAAAGGCTTCAAGTACAGATGCTAAAATCATTGTTTTCTGTGGTGTGACGTTCATGGGTGAAGTTGCAAAACTGTTAAACCCAAGAAAAAAAGTTATTGTGCCCGATATGGCAGCCGGTTGTTCTTTAGAGGATTCCTGTAAAGTTGAACATTTGAAAAAGTTTGTAAGTTCTGTTGAGAATCCGTTTATTTTGACATATATAAATTCTTCGGTTCATGTTAAGGCAATATCAGATTCAATATGTACCTCGTCTAGTGCTGAAAAAATAATAAACAATATACCAAAAGAGAAAAATATAGTTTTTGTTCCGGACAAGTTTTTGGGTAACTATTTGCAGAAAAGGACGGGCAGAGAAATGAAAATTTGGCAAGGAACCTGCATCGTGCACGAAAATTTCTCTGAGAAACATGTTATTTCCCTTAAATTAGAGAATCCAGATGCGAAAGTTGTTGCTCATCCAGAATGTCCTGATGTGCTTATCAAATATGCGGACTTTGTTGGATCAACATCTCAAATACTTTCGTACATAGAAAAATCGGGCTTCTTAAAGTTTATAGTTTTGACTGAGCCGGGAATAATACACCAGGCAAGAAAAATTCTTCCGTATGGTGTTTTTCTTCCAGTGGAATCAGTTAATTCATCTGGGGCATGTGCTATGTGTAGCGAGTGTCCCTACATGAGACTAAACACAATGGAGAAGTTGTATCACTGCTTAGTTAGAGAAGAACCGTTAATAGAAATAGACCCATCAATCTTTGATTCTGCAAGATCCGCCGTCGAGAACATGTTTTTTTACCTGAATAAACAGAGGGTATAA
- the coaD gene encoding pantetheine-phosphate adenylyltransferase — protein MRIGVYAGTFDPVTLGHLDIIKKALLVVDKLIIAVAECTSKTPTFSSEKRKSFIQNSVEEIQGKLEIKTFRGLLVDFVRQEKSNIIVRGLRAVSDFEYEFQMSWVNHKLDDGIITIFLPASHETQFLSSTFVKQVAILGGDLSQFLPNQIMNEVKSHLSKQ, from the coding sequence ATGAGGATCGGAGTATACGCTGGAACATTTGATCCAGTAACACTAGGTCACTTAGATATAATAAAGAAAGCACTCTTAGTGGTGGACAAGCTCATAATAGCTGTTGCGGAGTGCACATCAAAAACTCCGACATTCTCAAGTGAAAAGAGAAAGAGTTTCATTCAAAATTCCGTAGAAGAAATTCAAGGGAAACTTGAAATAAAAACTTTCAGAGGTCTTCTAGTTGATTTTGTTAGGCAGGAAAAAAGTAACATCATAGTGCGAGGCCTAAGAGCGGTGTCAGACTTTGAATATGAGTTCCAAATGAGTTGGGTAAATCATAAATTAGACGATGGCATAATAACAATATTCCTTCCTGCCTCACACGAAACACAATTTCTCTCATCAACTTTTGTCAAACAAGTAGCAATCCTTGGTGGAGACCTTTCTCAATTTTTACCCAATCAAATAATGAACGAGGTAAAATCGCATCTATCTAAACAATAA